One genomic segment of Candidatus Sulfotelmatobacter sp. includes these proteins:
- the purE gene encoding 5-(carboxyamino)imidazole ribonucleotide mutase — translation MNKTLVSIVMGSDSDLEIMREAGKALEEFGIEYEMDVTSAHRSPDRTADFARKAAGRGIQVIIAGAGGAAHLAGVIAAHTTLPVIGVPIPSTSLQGMDSLLATVQMPAGIPVATVAIGKPGATNAGILAAQMIGLGDAAVATKLAAHKEKLARGVEEKSRKLRGV, via the coding sequence ATGAACAAGACTTTGGTTTCGATTGTGATGGGGAGTGATTCGGATTTGGAGATTATGCGCGAGGCGGGGAAGGCGCTGGAGGAGTTCGGGATCGAGTATGAGATGGATGTGACTTCGGCGCATCGATCGCCGGACCGGACGGCGGATTTTGCGCGCAAGGCGGCGGGGCGCGGAATTCAGGTGATTATCGCGGGAGCGGGGGGAGCGGCGCATCTGGCGGGGGTGATTGCGGCGCATACGACTTTGCCGGTGATCGGCGTGCCGATTCCTTCAACCTCGCTGCAAGGGATGGATTCGCTGCTGGCTACCGTGCAGATGCCGGCGGGGATTCCGGTGGCGACGGTGGCGATTGGGAAGCCTGGGGCGACCAATGCGGGGATTCTGGCGGCGCAGATGATTGGTCTGGGGGATGCTGCTGTTGCGACGAAACTGGCGGCGCATAAAGAGAAGCTGGCGCGAGGGGTAGAGGAGAAGTCGCGGAAGCTGAGGGGAGTGTAG
- the purD gene encoding phosphoribosylamine--glycine ligase, protein MKVLVLGSGGREHALVWKLRQSPRISQLYCAPGNGGIGRDAECVAVDLQNLESIISLAARLQPDLTVVGPEMPLTLGVVDEFTRRGWAAFGPTKAAAKLEWSKSFAKEFLQRHHIPTANFAICDSIEQVRSALSHFHVPMVVKADGLAAGKGVVISRSKEEAAAVAAEMLSGKMLGAAGARVVLEECLKGDELSFLVFSDGERVAPLVGAQDYKRVGEGDSGPNTGGMGAYSTTDIVDDQMRDWLVHHIAQPVVKGMKDEGAEFKGVLYCGLMMTARGPMVLEFNCRFGDPETQPILMRLESDLVEALEASIEGRVSDGDFKWSRDASVCVVIASGGYPGTYSVGKRIDGLDEAGAVEGVKVFHAGTTRRGGVYYTAGGRVLGVTARGADLETAVNRAYAACGMIKFDGAHYRTDIAGRALKR, encoded by the coding sequence ATGAAAGTTCTGGTTCTAGGAAGCGGTGGGCGCGAGCACGCGCTGGTATGGAAGCTGCGGCAGTCGCCGCGGATCTCGCAACTTTATTGTGCGCCGGGGAATGGCGGCATCGGGCGCGACGCGGAGTGCGTGGCCGTGGATTTGCAGAATCTGGAATCGATCATTTCACTGGCTGCGCGATTGCAGCCGGATCTTACAGTGGTAGGGCCGGAGATGCCGCTGACGCTGGGCGTGGTGGATGAGTTTACGCGGCGGGGGTGGGCAGCGTTTGGTCCGACGAAAGCCGCGGCGAAACTGGAATGGAGCAAGAGCTTCGCCAAGGAATTCCTGCAGAGGCATCACATTCCCACGGCAAACTTTGCGATTTGCGATTCGATCGAGCAAGTGCGGTCTGCGCTGAGTCATTTTCATGTGCCGATGGTGGTAAAGGCCGATGGGTTGGCGGCCGGCAAGGGAGTGGTGATCTCCAGGAGCAAGGAAGAAGCAGCCGCCGTGGCGGCAGAGATGCTGAGCGGGAAGATGCTGGGCGCGGCCGGCGCGCGCGTGGTTTTGGAAGAATGTTTGAAGGGCGATGAGCTTTCTTTTTTGGTGTTCAGTGACGGCGAGCGGGTGGCTCCGCTGGTGGGGGCGCAGGATTATAAGCGCGTGGGCGAGGGCGACAGCGGGCCGAACACCGGCGGGATGGGCGCGTATTCGACTACAGATATCGTGGATGATCAGATGCGAGACTGGCTGGTGCATCACATTGCGCAGCCGGTGGTGAAGGGAATGAAGGACGAGGGAGCCGAATTTAAGGGCGTGCTCTACTGCGGACTGATGATGACGGCGCGCGGGCCGATGGTGCTGGAGTTCAATTGCCGGTTTGGCGATCCGGAAACACAGCCGATCTTGATGCGGCTGGAGAGCGACCTGGTGGAGGCGCTTGAGGCTTCGATTGAGGGGCGCGTGAGCGACGGGGATTTTAAGTGGTCGCGGGATGCGTCGGTGTGCGTGGTGATCGCGTCGGGAGGATATCCGGGGACGTACTCGGTGGGCAAACGGATTGATGGGCTCGATGAGGCTGGCGCGGTTGAGGGCGTGAAGGTGTTTCACGCGGGAACGACTCGGCGGGGTGGGGTTTATTACACTGCGGGCGGGCGGGTGCTGGGAGTTACGGCGCGGGGAGCGGATTTGGAGACGGCGGTGAATCGGGCTTATGCGGCTTGCGGGATGATCAAATTTGATGGTGCGCATTATCGGACGGATATTGCGGGGCGGGCGTTGAAGAGGTAG